One segment of Toxoplasma gondii ME49 chromosome VI, whole genome shotgun sequence DNA contains the following:
- a CDS encoding hypothetical protein (encoded by transcript TGME49_238260) produces MDADGWYTRGSVPGHVMRETRCFRQSFYAVRRSRAAVYRRRISDGWGLIHAASLPPSPASHTENAFTSQLSEPAGWSDASYPDLELGNANPTLELSAVTFSDEQDGKSDPETALVPAAKLSQNLGERPVVTKSRGSVGSRGTVDSVSTDDPDATRSGFWPQGVSNHNGGTGSLVFPRPHRSVVWDLSRNGARFSEVCERGGDVPEWKGGASCPPSVVDGDIHLDRGYQSNPDEQHGGPFLPPCALCGHERNLNGKRLSGSESPRSSDGDETGSSRDLQQGVRFPARSEKEAHWPNFQLEGEAATRKREQHKTPVPSSIQSRLLQSAGEPLPPDLAFVGRRRQTLVRSSLAQRLSFQTRNKRQKAKECASRVLFPPPEPARVVYCFRRAQTGF; encoded by the exons ATGGATGCGGACGGGTGGTACACACGAGGGAGTGTGCCGGGACATGTTATGCGAGAAACTCGCTGCTTTCGCCAGAGTTTCTACGCAGTGCGACGTAGTCGAGCAGCCGTGTATCGAAGACGCATTTCTGACGGCTGGGGGCTTATCCACGCAGCCTCGCTGCCCCCGTCACCTGCATCCCATACGGAGAACGCATTCACCTCTCAACTCAGCGAGCCGGCTGGGTGGTCGGACGCTTCTTATCCTGACCTTGAGTTGGGCAATGCCAACCCAACCTTAGAATTGAGCGCCGTCACTTTTTCAGATGAGCAGGATGGAAAATCCGATCCAGAGACCGCGTTGGTTCCGGCTGCGAAACTCTCTCAGAATTTGGGAGAGCGTCCAGTGGTAACCAAGAGCCGCGGCTCCGTAGGTTCGAGGGGGACTGTAGACAGTGTTAGCACGGATGACCCCGACGCGACTCGCAGCGGTTTCTGGCCTCAGGGAGTCTCGAATCATAATGGAGGCACCGGATCTTTAGTTTTTCCTCGGCCGCACCGCTCGGTCGTCTGGGACTTGTCGCGCAACGGTGCACGTTTCAGTGAAGTCTgcgagcgaggaggcgacgtACCAGAGTGGAAGGGCGGCGCCAGCTGCCCGCCGTCAGTTGTTGATGGCGACATCCACCTTGACCGAGGTTATCAGTCGAACCCGGACGAACAGCACGGCGGCCCTTTTCTCCCACCGTGTGCACTCTGCGGACACGAGAGAAACTTGAACGGGAAACGACTCTCGGGTTCCGAGTCGCCCAGAAGTTCCGACGGCGACGAGACGGGCAGTTCTAGAGATCTACAGCAGGGCGTCCGCTTCCCAGCTCGGTCGGAAAAAGAGGCGCATTGGCCAAACTTCCAACTGGAAGGCGAAGCTgcaacgagaaagagagagcagcatAAAACTCCCGTGCCTTCATCCATCCagagtcgccttctccagtcTGCAGGGGAGCCGCTGCCTCCCGACCTCGCCTTTGTCGGGCGCAGACGCCAGACCTTAGTGCGATCTTCACTTGCGCAGAGGTTGTCTTTTCAGACGCG GAACAAGAGGCAAAAGGCAAAGGAGTGTGCTTCTCGTGTTCTTTTCCCACCGCCCGAACCAGCTCGAGTGGTGTACTGTTTCCGACGGGCGCAAACTGGTTTTTGA
- a CDS encoding hypothetical protein (encoded by transcript TGME49_238270) gives MAGTSPSQRGGHECSPKMTASPRGNSHRRTRPFGDISCGGALRNTVGKKDSHNSISLDDGKSLAGRHDLANTGDLGLDERSSRLVDTSSCPFPSDQLASKTFEQSLQDFCQTLNPLGTSRTATQTLESRTRTSSLRVYSTARMD, from the coding sequence ATGGCGGGGACATCCCCATCACAACGTGGTGGGCACGAATGCTCTCCCAAAATGACGGCTTCTCCAAGAGGAAACAGCCATCGCAGAACGCGGCCGTTCGGTGACATCTCTTGTGGCGGTGCTTTGAGAAACACGGTgggaaagaaagacagtCACAACTCCATTTCCCTAGACGACGGAAAGAGCCTTGCTGGTCGACATGACTTGGCGAACACTGGCGATCTGGGGCTAGATGAACGGAGTAGCCGTCTTGTCGACACCAGTTCGTGTCCTTTCCCGTCAGACCAACTGGCCAGCAAGACGTTTGAACAGTCACTTCAAGATTTCTGCCAAACTCTCAATCCTCTAGGTACCTCGCGAACAGCGACACAGACATTAGAGAGCAGAACACGAACGTCTTCCCTGAGAGTATACAGCACAGCGCGAATGGATTGA
- a CDS encoding Ser/Thr phosphatase family protein (encoded by transcript TGME49_238230): MKIAIEGCCHGELDAIYSSLARLEEMHKMKVDLLICCGDFQCVRDSNDLQFLACPPKYRDLRDFPAYFRGEKEAPCLTVFVGGNHEAPTVLRELYYGGWVAPKIFYLGHAGVVNVGGVRIAGLSGIFKSQDYRKGYFERPPYTEDTMRSAYHVREFEIAKLSELTGRVDIVVTHDWPEGIYDFGDKTELIRQKPFLEKDIQAHELGNPHSMELLKKLKPAFWFAAHLHTRFAAVYVHPGPEGKATRFLALDKVLPRREFLQILEVEPLLPAGYVQQLSPGISRRSPTLCYDEEWLAILRANQQVLPVSRFPQKSCLVTKATADDLATVKKNLASLGLRNYRETSSPKRLSLNSVGAAAAAEDARRESDGDRRSAREEKEGCEEAAAGVSAGASVQRTDVAAETPPQPQGGQEESTVFEWINWADPRAPYTELKEQRLFLLRNILGFDEADDKFGEARQREAADVDVPVDWTSGHVDPQRTTEEVDICLDLSDEETA; encoded by the exons ATGAAG atCGCCATCGAGGGATGTTGCCATGGCGAGCTCGACGCAATCTACAGCTCCTTGGCTCGCCTCGAGGAGATGCACAAAATGAAGGTGGACCTCCTGATTTGCTGCGGAGACTTCCAA tgCGTTCGGGACTCGAACGATCTTCAGTTTCTCGCCTGCCCGCCGAAATACAGAGATCTCCGCGACTTCCCGGCGTACtttcgaggagaaaaggaggctCCTTGCCTCACCGTTTTCGTAGGAGGAAACCATGAAGCCCCGACTGTCCTCCGcgagct ATATTATGGCGGGTGGGTGGCTCCGAAGATTTTCTATCTCGGTCACGCGGGCGTCGTCAACGTCGGCGGCGTTCGCATCGCGGGGCTCTCTGGAATTTTCAAGAGTCAGGACTACCGGAAAG GGTACTTCGAGAGGCCTCCGTACACTGAAGACACCATGCGTAGTGCCTACCACGTCCGAGAATTTGAAATTGCCAAACTGAGTGAG ctgaCGGGGCGCGTAGACATCGTGGTGACTCATGACTGGCCGGAGGGGATTTACGACTTCggagacaagacagaacTTATACGGCAGAAGCCTTTTCTGGAAAAGGACATTCAAGCGCACGAACTGGGCAATCCGCACTCGATGGAATTGCTGAAAAAGCTAAAACC GGCCTTTTGGTTCGCGGCGCACCTGCACACCCGCTTcgctgcggtgtacgtacacccggggccagagggaaaggcgacgcgtttcctcgctctgGACAAAGTTCTGCCTCGACGCGAGTTTCTTCAGATTCTTGAAGTCgagcctcttctccctgcggGCTACGTGCAACAGCTTTCTCCCGGTATCAGTCGGCGCTCTCCGACTCTGTG TTACGACGAAGAGTGGCTGGCGATTTTGAGGGCGAATCAACAGGTCCTTCCTGTGAGCCGATTCCCCCAGAAGTCGTGTCTAGTCAC AAAAGCCACAGCTGACGACCTCGCGACAGTGAAGAAAAACTTGGCAAGTTTGGGTCTGCGAAACTACAGGGAGACTTCGAGTCCCAAGCGACTTTCTCTGAACTCCGTGGGcgctgcggctgcggcggaagacgcgcggagagagagcgacggagatCGGAGGTCtgcgcgagaggaaaaagaaggctgtgaggaagcagctgcaggcgTGTCTGCCGGTGCGTCGGTGCAGAGGACCGATGTCGCCGCGGAAACACCGCCACAGCCACAGGGGGGGCAAGAGGAGAGCACGGTCTTCGAGTGGATCAACTGGGCAGACCCCCGGGCGCCCTACACAGAGCTGAAGGAGCAGCGCCTGTTTCTGCTGAGAAACATTCTGGGAttcgacgaagcagacgatAAATTCGGCGAGGCGAGGCAACGAG AAGCCGCAGACGTCGACGTTCCTGTCGACTGGACTTCCGGACATGTCGACCCACAACGCACCACGGAAGAAGTCGACATTTGCCTCGACCTTTCAGACGAGGAAACGGCGTAA
- a CDS encoding alpha/beta hydrolase fold domain-containing protein (encoded by transcript TGME49_238200~Predicted trans-membrane domain (TMHMM2.0):78-96) encodes MDAAFRSGREAVTLRPRRGSSSRKRISEEKENSLDSFSSRSGAESSVAEDSSSEQTPCERSSCRPPRDTWTLFPSRKTTFVGFLALASFLFWQFFVDPELSFLENLWSTIHFVDDLVTTPCYYAFNREAMDVVRRRANRVMSVALMKEIQPVSFKHTWRLRPREKDENFFPRSSSDFVLSSSTQNIAPSDSLRFSPGIPASIYEHPETLLPPSDPNSFVFPSYAKDAARRATAKRLAFADGAGENLLFSGRQDRPESASDSSGADAESRGVRASQETREIPVSHTSASRRYWRLLPPLAEHSCVGDAAEFREIAGTSGSITQGNDDAVVERGASFQTINITAYFPAAPPYASEDERRGFRAEARRLLRLFALHGRRRGEEDSSSSIGENEAFSSGGGGAGAAEKERLHGARGGEETLGGEGERRDTEAGGETAREGREKDAPRPQEEGGNGPRRGNAEAEGVYAAGAQSLEKKQGRNDWRENLEQVFKRESSQGDSAAWGEDLFEKHIEFVTPELLDWRGENPEEESVEKIPRGRPALFFLHGGGLVMNDHRGYDKLLRRLSNLLSPSGALVFAVDYRLAPEHEFPQPLQDCLQAISFIVDNAKMVGVDPSRLAILGDSGGGSLAAGVMGEALRRVDEFPWAKNVKSLTLVYPSLCRGCATRSQIVEGSLFYLKRDIWFSLLYSPAIGPQDDWRQKPFTTPSALLRQFPTTFLVLFTHDIMYDIGVLFHEKLRRHGVRTGIYIAPGFHGFFGSDRWSRFGVPSVEWAADRIMDNW; translated from the exons ATGGACGCGGCTTTCCGCTCGGGTCGCGAGGCTGTGACTCTCAGACCGCGTCGAGGGTCTTCTTCGCGAAAGCGAAtctcagaagaaaaggaaaattCTCTTGattccttttcctcccgAAGTGGCGCCGAGAGTTCTGTCGCGGAAGACAGCTCCAGCGAACAGACGCCTTGCGAAAGGTCGAGCTGTAGACCTCCTCGCGACACTTGGACACTGTTCCCTTCGCGAAAAACGACCTTTGTCGGATTCCTTGCACTCGCATCCTTTCTCTTTTGGCAG TTTTTCGTGGACCCCGAACTGTCTTTCCTTGAAAATCTCTGGAGCACCATCCACTTTGTCGACGACTTGGTGACCACGCCGTGCTACTACGCCTTCAACCGAGAGGCCATGGACGTCGTTCGACGGCGGGCCAACAG AGTGATGTCGGTGGCTCTGATGAAAGAGATTCAGCCTGTGTCCTTCAAGCACACTTGgcgccttcgtcctcgcgaaaaagacgagaactTTTTTCCACGTTCCTCCTCAGactttgttctctcttccagtACCCAAAACATCGCGCCGTCGGACTCCTTGCGCTTCTCGCCGGGCATACCGGCGTCGATCTACGAGCATCCAgagactcttcttcctccctcggATCCGAattctttcgtctttccttcttaCGCGAAAGACGCAGCGAGACGCGCAACCGCAAAAAGGCTTGCCTTCGCGGACGGCGCCGGAGAAaaccttcttttttctgggcGGCAGGACCGGCCAGAAAGCGCCTCGGACTCTTCAGGTGCGGACGCCGAGAGTCGGGGTGTACGCGCATCtcaggaaacgagagaaattCCTGTTTCGCATACGAGCGCCAGTCGCAGGTACTGGAGGCTGCTTCCTCCGTTGGCGGAGCACTCCTGTGTGGGGGACGCAGCAGAGTTTCGGGAGATCGCTGGCACCTCTGGAAGTATAACGCAGGGGAACGACGACGCCGTGGTGGAACGCGGAGCCTCCTTTCAGACGATCAACATCACCGCGTACTTCCCCGCTGCACCTCCATACGCGTCTGAAGACGAACGGCGAGGCTTCCGAGCAGAAGCTCGCAgactccttcgcctctttgcTTTGCATGGGCGCCgccgcggagaagaagactcttcctcttcgattggagagaacgaggcgtTTTCAAGTGGCGGTGGAGGTGCTGGAGCcgctgagaaagagaggctcCACGGCGCGAGGggcggcgaagagacactgggaggagagggcgagagaagagacactgaGGCTGGTGGCGAGACCGCgagagaaggtcgagagaaagacgcgccTCGGCCacaagaggagggaggaaaTGGACCGAGGAGAGGAAATGCTGAGGCCGAGGGGGTCTATGCTGCAGGCGCGCAGAGtttggagaaaaaacaaggacGGAAcgactggagagaaaacctGGAGCAGGTTTTCAAGCGGGAGAGCAGCCAAGGAGACAGTGCAGCGTGGGGAGAAGACCTTTTCGAAAAACACATCGAATTCGTGACTCCAGAGCTTCTCGactggagaggcgagaatCCAGAAGAGGAGTCGGTCGAAAAG ATCCCAAGGGGAAGGCctgctttgtttttcctACATGGAGGCGGACTCGTGATGAACGACCATCGAGGGTACGATAAACTTCTGCGGCGTCTTAGcaaccttctctctcccagcGGAGCTCTTGTTTTTGCCGTCGACTACag ACTGGCTCCGGAGCACGAATTCCCTCAGCCTCTTCAAGATTGTCTCCAGGCGATTTCGTTCATCGTGGACAACGCGAAGATGGTTGGTGTCGACCCTTCCCG ACTCGCCATTCTCGGGGATAGCGGTGGGGGAAGCCTCGCGGCCGGAGTGATGGGCGAGGCTCTACGAAGAGTCGACGAATTTCCCTGGGCGAAAAATGTGAAGTCTCTCACGCTCGTGTATCCTTCTTTGTGTCGAGGATGCGCGACGCGATCCCAGATCGT CGAAGGTTCCTTGTTTTACCTCAAACGCGACATCTGGTTTTCCTTGTTG TATTCGCCGGCCATCGGACCACAAGACGACTGGCGCCAAAAGCCCTTCACAACGccctctgcccttcttcgtcAGTTTCCCACGACCTTTCTAG TCCTGTTCACTCATGACATCATGTACGACATCGGCGTTCTGTTCCATGAAAAACTTCGTCGACACGGTGTCAGGACTGGCATTTACATTGCCCCTG GTTTCCACGGCTTCTTCGGTAGCGACCGGTGGAGTCGTTTTGGGGTGCCGTCGGTAGAGTGGGCTGCCGACAGGATCATGGACAATTGGTAA
- a CDS encoding EGF family domain-containing protein (encoded by transcript TGME49_238210), with protein sequence MKSSTGGPGHAAVFVFCCEKVRRPESAREASCIASARAPNATRPSPLAFCTLRTLRCLQYVVAAGAVLLLVTGFDSVSGAISLPPQSTWVCRISETNQRCADVYANTATGEKHGVCREGDCCSRTALSPSFEFGDVCKPKGSSDCRSYKDNYSFGKCDLAHFCGKCSTRSLCKLDSSENGGVYCQCPAPSEGNGLTCKGDPCASAPCANGTCSPRPDDPNDYQCDCYPGFSAVKNANGVVKSCVDVCATNVCGEGALACYNGEAGHICACKEDYVTVTVDGNDTCVMPDLCAVNPCGDSTAVESCVTVSSNEYRCTCKAGHVVKTDRRRSYCARE encoded by the coding sequence ATGAAATCATCGACTGGGGGTCCAGGCCACGCCGCGGTCTTTGTTTTTTGCTGCGAAAAAGTTCGCAGACCTGAGAGTGCCCGCGAAGCCTCCTGCATCGCGTCTGCAAGAGCGCCAAACGCGACGCGGCCCTCGCCACTCGCCTTCTGCACTCTGCGAACGCTTCGCTGCCTGCAGTACGTGGTGGCAGCGGGCGCTGTGTTGCTGCTCGTGACAGGGTTCGACAGCGTGTCCGGCGCCATTTCTTTGCCTCCGCAGTCGACTTGGGTCTGTCGCATCTCCGAAACGAATCAGCGCTGCGCCGACGTCTACGCCAACACAGCGACGGGCGAGAAGCACGGCGTCTGCCGAGAGGGCGACTGTTGCTCGCGCACAGCTTTGTCGCCGAGCTTCGAGTTTGGCGACGTGTGCAAGCCGAAGGGAAGCTCGGACTGCAGGTCGTACAAAGATAACTACAGCTTCGGAAAATGCGATTTAGCGCATTTCTGCGGCAAGTGCTCGACGCGCTCGCTCTGCAAGCTGGACAGCTCGGAGAACGGCGGCGTGTACTGCCAGTGCCCGGCACCTAGCGAGGGCAACGGCCTGACCTGCAAAGGGGATCCTTGTGCAAGTGCTCCTTGCGCGAACGGGACCTGTTCGCCGCGTCCAGACGACCCGAACGACTACCAGTGCGACTGCTACCCCGGGTTCAGTGCAGTGAAGAACGCTAACGGCGTCGTCAAGTCTTGCGTGGACGTCTGCGCCACGAACGTCTGCGGTGAGGGCGCACTTGCGTGCTACAACGGAGAGGCCGGCCacatctgtgcatgcaaagaagacTACGTCACCGTGACGGTGGACGGAAACGACACCTGCGTTATGCCTGACCTTTGCGCCGTCAACCCCTGCGGAGACTCGACTGCAGTCGAGTCCTGTGTTACGGTGTCCTCCAACGAATACCGGTGCACTTGCAAGGCTGGCCACGTGGTGAAGACGGACCGGAGACGTTCGTACTGCGCGAGAGAGTAA
- the RPL36 gene encoding ribosomal protein RPL36 (encoded by transcript TGME49_238250), protein MSGIAVGLKRGYVVTKKATPARPSRRPRKLSPRMSSIREIIRQVAGFAPYERRIIELLKIGTAATTKRALKFAKKRLGTHRRGKGKREELQNVVSAQRRKA, encoded by the exons ATGTCGGGCATCGCAG tGGGCTTGAAGCGCGGCTATGTGGTCAccaagaaggcgacgcctGCGCGTCCTTCCCGCCGACCTCGcaagctgtctccgcgcATGAGCTCCATTCGGGAAATCATTCGACAAGTTGCAGGTTTCGCGCCTTACGAGCGACGCATCATTGAGTTGCTGAAGATTGGCACTGCCGCCACGACCAAGAGAGCGCTCAAGTTTGCTAAGAAGCGACTCGGAACTCACCGCCGCGGCAAGGGAAAGCGTGAGGAGTTGCAGAACGTCGTCTCTGCTCAGCGCAGAAAGGCGTAG
- a CDS encoding EGF family domain-containing protein (encoded by transcript TGME49_238220), with the protein MQGTRNSALHCRDGVPSAGAAEEHTRCPPLRFSSGARAHFRPTQVCLVAPLLALLGALFTSVSGFRDLPSQSEWLCRISESGQRCGDVYANEVTQQKGGICRAGDCCARTAVGSSGMFGDICTSDEYQCRHHKDQFSFGKCDLKNQCHRCSKNSRCHQDNSENGGVWCQCPPGGEGSGITCKVDPCKGNPCNNGICLPKEDDESAFECQCYPGYTLMEDSMGRYRACVDYCGAGVCGEGALRCLNGESRHMCICKEGYVNQTLNGFDTCVPLDLCSVQPCGKPEAVVACKTTSTTTYTCECQVGFKETKLDGRPYCAADVSN; encoded by the coding sequence ATGCAGGGAACAAGAAACTCGGCACTACACTGCCGGGACGGGGTCCCGTCGGCGGGTGCCGCTGAAGAACACACACGCTGTCCGCCGCTGCGCTTTTCAAGCGGCGCGAGGGCGCACTTCAGGCCTACTCAAGTGTGCCTAGTCGCACCTCTGTTGGCTCTTCTCGGCGCGCTCTTCACTTCCGTGTCGGGCTTTCGGGATTTGCCGTCGCAGTCGGAGTGGCTCTGCCGAATTTCAGAGTCTGGCCAGCGCTGCGGCGACGTGTACGCCAACGAAGTGACGCAGCAGAAGGGCGGCATCTGCAGAGCGGGAGACTGCTGCGCGAGAACCGCGGTAGGGAGTTCCGGCATGTTTGGGGACATCTGCACCTCGGACGAGTACCAGTGCAGGCACCACAAAGATCAGTTCAGCTTCGGCAAGTGCGACCTGAAGAACCAGTGCCACCGCTGCTCGAAGAACTCCAGGTGCCACCAAGACAACTCGGAGAACGGCGGAGTGTGGTGTCAGTGCCCGCCTGGCGGCGAGGGCAGCGGAATCACCTGCAAGGTCGATCCCTGCAAGGGCAACCCGTGCAACAACGGGATTTGTTTGccgaaggaagacgacgagtcCGCATTCGAGTGCCAGTGTTACCCCGGATACACGCTGATGGAAGACTCCATGGGAAGGTACAGAGCTTGCGTGGACTATTGCGGCGCTGGAGTCTGCGGCGAAGGCGCCCTGCGGTGTCTAAACGGCGAGTCGCGACACATGTGCATCTGCAAGGAGGGGTACGTGAATCAAACCCTCAACGGGTTTGACACTTGTGTTCCCCTGGATTTGTGCTCCGTGCAGCCATGCGGAAAGCCGGAGGCGGTCGTCGCCTGCAAGACGACTTCCACGACCACGTACACCTGTGAGTGCCAGGTCGGATTCAAGGAAACAAAGCTCGACGGGCGGCCCTACTGCGCTGCCGACGTCAGCAACTGA
- a CDS encoding bystin protein (encoded by transcript TGME49_238240) yields the protein MPKVQSEKRKVANRHNPLHVDILGQAGVHTPETGLLFQKKGKAAKKSRLSRSADDDEGEDADGVVPRRLSKKILRLVEEQQHHRSENGPDADSGSELDSEDVDRDSGGEDVDSEGFVVIDGEADEEDELYVQRVQQRQGTAAAAPTLADFILEKLRQKEERESSGAAAEAPEEDCSALPPKVVEVYTAMGSFLQKYRSGKMPKAFKVLPRLQRWEEVLLLTQPESWSRQAMFEATKIFTSNLSSAGAQRFLCLVLLPAVRSDISTNKKLNYHLYQALKKALFKPAAFFKGIFLPLALEGCSNREAIIVGSVVAKVSIPVLHAAAALMRLALVPPPQWLPAVSVLMGLLINKKYSLPVKAVQACVAHFHRFAERADLLPVAWHQALLVFVQRYKFCLSEDERSMLKEVLRVHFHEKIGPEIRRELLAKQAALVLQQQQALLEQQQEASPDVEMA from the exons AT gCCGAAAGTGCAGAGCGAAAAGCGCAAGGTGGCGAACCGCCATAACCCTCTCCACGTGGACATCCTCGGCCAGGCGGGTGTGCATACACCCGAGACGGGACTCCTGTttcagaagaaaggcaaggccgcgaagaagtcgaggctGAGTAGGTCGGCCGAtgacgacgaaggcgaagatgcCGACGGCGTGGTTCCCCGGAGACTCAGCAAGAAAATTCTTCGTCTGGTCGAGGAACAGCAACACCACCG CTCAGAGAACGGCCCCGATGCGGACAGCGGCAGCGAGCTGGACTCCGAGGATGTCGACCGGGACTCCGGTGGGGAAGACGTAGATTCTGAAGGCTTCGTCGTCATCGAtggcgaggcagacgaggaagacgaactgTATGTCCAGCGCGTTCAGCAGCGTCAGGGAACTGCGGCGGCTGCTCCGACGCTCGCGGATTTTATCTTGGAGAAGTTGcgacagaaggaggagagagagtcg agcgGCGCCGCAGCTGAAGCGCCCGAGGAGGACTGCAGTGCGTTGCCTCCGAAAGTTGTTGAGGTGTACACAGCCATGGGATCCTTTCTGCAGAAGTACAGAAGTGGAAAAATGCCGAAGGCTTTCAAAGTTCTGCCCCGCCTCCAGAGGTGGGAGGAAGTTTTGCTTTTGACTCAGCCGGAAAGCTGGTCAAGACAGGCGATGTTTGAGGCGACGAAAATCTTCACAAGCAACTTGTCCAGCGCCGGTGCTCAGCGATTCCTTTGTCTCGTCCTCCTACCTGCTGTCAGGAGCGACATCTCCACGAACAAGAAGCTGAACTACCACCTGTACCAAGCCCtgaagaag gcTCTCTTCAAGCCTGCAGCCTTCTTCAAAGGTAttttcctgcctctcgctctcgag GGCTGCAGCAACAGAGAAGCCATCATCGTCGGGAGTGTGGTGGCAAAGGTTTCGATTCCTGTTCTGCATGCGGCCGCGGCGCTCATGCGCTTGGCGCTCGTCCCCCCGCCTCAGTGGCTACCGGCTGTCAGTGTGTTGATGGGGCTTCTCATCAACAAGAAGTACTCGCTTCCTGTCAAG GCGGTTCAGGCTTGCGTCGCGCATTTCCACCGATTCGCCGAGAGAGCGGACCTCCTTCCTGTCGCCTGGCACCAAGCGCTGCTCGTCTTCGTTCAACGCTACAAAT TCTGCCTTTCGGAAGACGAGCGAAGCATGCTGAAGGAGGTGCTGCGCGTCCACTTCCACGAGAAAATTGGACCGGAGATTCGTCGGGAGCTTCTCGCGAAGCAGGCAGCTCTCGTGCTCCAGCAGCAGCAGGCGTTGTTAGAGCAACAACAGGAAGCGAGTCCGGACGTGGAAATGGCATGA